The following are from one region of the Nicotiana tabacum cultivar K326 chromosome 3, ASM71507v2, whole genome shotgun sequence genome:
- the LOC107793941 gene encoding protein SHORT-ROOT translates to MDTLFRLVTLQQQQQQSDQSFNSSRTSSSSRSSNKQNTYSTYNYPPHHNQEDEECFNFFMDEDDFSSNSSSKHNNYPPPYHYQQQQQQFSNTPTPTTTSSTPTQSHQYYDQFSPARDLNLEFGSSFSGKWATDILLETSRAIADKNSTRVQQLMWMLNELSSPYGDTEQKLASYFLQALFSRMTDSGERCYRTLVSASDKTCSFESTRKLVLKFQEVSPWTTFGHVASNGAIMEAFEGESKLHIIDISNTYCTQWPTLLEALATRTDETPHLRLTTVVVGGATGGTAAMQKVMKEIGSRMEKFARLMGVPFKFSVIHHMGNLSELDVGALDIKEDEALAINCIGALHSVSPAGNRRDYLISLFKRLQPRIVTIVEEEADLDVGVDGFDFVKGFQECLRWIRVYFESLDESFPKTSNERLMLERQAGRSIVDLLACPPSESMERRETGAKWLHRLHAGGFSPILYSDEVCDDVRALLRRYKEGWSMTQCGGDSAGIFLSWKEQPVVWASAWKP, encoded by the coding sequence ATGGATACTTTGTTTAGATTAGTTAcccttcaacaacaacaacaacaatctgaTCAATCCTTTAACTCCAGTAGAACTTCAAGCAGCTCTAGATCTTCTAATAAACAAAACACCTATAGTACTTACAATTACCCTCCTCATCATAATCAAGAAGACGAAGAATGCTTCAACTTTTTCATGGATGAAGATGACTTCTCTTCTAATTCCTCTTCTAAACACAACAACTACCCTCCTCCTTATcattaccaacaacaacaacaacaattttcCAACACTCCTACACCGACAACCACTAGCAGTACTCCAACACAATCTCATCAGTACTATGATCAGTTCTCTCCAGCACGTGACTTAAACCTAGAATTTGGTTCTTCATTTTCGGGCAAGTGGGCAACGGACATCCTTCTAGAAACTTCCCGTGCCATTGCTGATAAGAATAGCACACGTGTCCAGCAGCTGATGTGGATGTTGAATGAGCTAAGTTCTCCCTATGGTGACACCGAACAAAAATTGGCTTCTTATTTTTTGCAGGCTTTGTTTAGTCGCATGACGGATTCTGGTGAACGTTGTTATAGAACGTTGGTGTCTGCTTCTGATAAAACATGTTCGTTCGAGTCAACGAGgaaattggttttgaaattcCAGGAAGTTAGCCCGTGGACAACTTTTGGTCACGTTGCATCCAATGGTGCAATTATGGAAGCGTTTGAAGGTGAAAGTAAGTTGCATATAATTGATATTAGCAACACTTATTGTACTCAATGGCCAACTTTGCTTGAAGCTCTTGCTACTCGTACTGATGAAACTCCTCATCTCCGACTCACCACCGTGGTCGTAGGTGGCGCCACCGGAGGAACGGCGGCTATGCAAAAAGTTATGAAAGAGATCGGGAGCAGAATGGAAAAATTTgctaggcttatgggtgtgccgtTTAAGTTTAGTGTCATTCACCATATGGGAAATTTATCTGAATTGGATGTTGGTGCGTTAGATATTAAAGAAGATGAAGCACTAGCAATTAATTGTATTGGTGCGTTACATTCGGTTTCGCCAGCTGGAAATCGAAGGgattatttgatatcattgtttAAGAGATTACAGCCTAGGATTGTGACTATTGTGGAAGAAGAAGCTGATCTTGATGTGGGAGTTGATGGTTTTGATTTCGTTAAGGGTTTTCAAGAATGTTTGAGATGGATTAGGGTTTATTTTGAATCATTAGACGAGAGTTTCCCTAAGACAAGTAACGAACGTTTGATGCTAGAGAGACAAGCAGGACGGTCAATTGTTGATTTACTGGCTTGCCCTCCATCAGAGTCAATGGAGAGGAGGGAAACAGGGGCAAAATGGTTACATCGTTTGCATGCAGGAGGGTTTAGTCCAATTTTATACAGTGATGAAGTTTGTGATGATGTGAGGGCTTTGTTGAGGAGGTATAAAGAAGGGTGGTCAATGACACAGTGCGGCGGAGATTCCGCCGGAATATTCTTGTCGTGGAAGGAACAGCCGGTGGTGTGGGCCAGTGCATGGAAGCCTTAG
- the LOC107793942 gene encoding peptidyl-prolyl cis-trans isomerase CYP65 yields the protein MGKKQHSKDRMFITKTEWATEWGGAKNRELKNPFKRLPFYCCALTFTPFEDPVCTEDGSVFEIIHIVPYIRKYGKNPVTGAPLKQEDLIPLTFHKNAEGEYHCPVLNKVFTEFTHIVAVRTTGNVFCYEAVKELNIKTKNWKELLTDEPFTREDLITIQNPNALDAKVLLDFDHVKKSLTVDDEEMQKMQSDPSYNINITGDIKQMLKELGSEKAKEIALHGGGGNKAQNERAAALAAILAARSRIKDDAKTKENGEGTAKQTFSIVDAASASVHGRSAAAAKSGSTDKTAARIALHMLGERTPVNAKLVKSRFTTGAASRSFTSTSYDPVTKNEYEYVKVEKNPKKKGYIQLHTTHGDLNIELHCDITPRTCENFITLCERGYYNGVAFHRNIRNFMIQGGDPTGTGRGGESIWGKPFKDEVHSKLLHSGRGVVSMANSGPHSNGSQFFILYKSATHLNFKHTVFGMVVGGLTTLSAMEKVPVDDDDRPLEEIKIISVEVYVNPYAELDEEEEKTNDDKKTEDEDNEKVGSWYSNPGTGNSEIQAVGSGVGKYLKARAAQADSKTSSDTSLPPISAAKKRKTGTSIELKDFSAW from the exons ATGGGGAAGAAACAACACAGTAAAGATCGAATGTTCATAACCAAGACTGAATGGGCCACCGAATGGGGCGGCGCTAAAAACAGAGAGCTAAAAAACCCTTTTAAACGACTCCCCTTCTATTGCTGCGC TCTTACATTTACACCGTTCGAGGACCCGGTATGCACAGAAGATGGCAGTGTCTTCGAAATAAT ccaTATAGTCCCATATATCAGAAAATACGGGAAGAATCCAGTGACTGGAGCTCCTTTGAAGCAAGAGGATTTAATTCCTCTTACTTTCCACAAGAATGCTGAAG GAGAGTATCATTGTCCTGTCTTGAACAAGGTTTTTACGGAATTTACACATATAGTTGCTGTAAGAACTACGGGGAATGTTTTCTGTTATGAG GCAGTTAAAGAATTGAATATCAAGACAAAGAACTGGAAGGAGCTTCTCACTGATGAACCATTCACTAGAGAAGACCTTATAACAATTCAA AATCCTAATGCACTGGACGCCAAGGTGCTTCTAGATTTTGATCATGTTAAGAAAAGTTTAACGGTTGATGATGAAG aaatgcagaaaatgcagtcTGATCCTTCATACAACATAAATATTACTGGGGACATCAAGCAAATGCTTAAGGAACTTGGAAGTGAGAAAGCGAAAGAGATTGCACTGCATGGTGGAGGCGGTAACAAGGCACAGAATGAAAGAGCTGCTGCTCTTGCTGCTATTTTAGCTGCAAGATCGCGtatcaaagatgatgcaaaaacaaaggaaaatggTGAAGGTACAGCAAAGCAAACTTTCAGCATTGTGGATGCTGCATCGGCATCAGTTCATGGAAGAAGTGCAGCTGCTGCAAAGTCTGGTTCCACTGATAAAACAGCTGCACGGATAGCTTTGCACATGTTGGGCGAAAGGACACCAGTGAATGCTAAGTTG GTTAAGAGTCGTTTTACCACTGGTGCTGCTTCTCGCTCCTTCACTTCCACTTCCTATGATCCAGTAACAAAGAATGAATATGAATATGTTAAAGTTGAGAAAAATCCCAAGAAGAAAGGTTACATCCAGCTGCATACAACACATGGTGATTTGAACATTGAGCTTCATTGTGACATAACACCAAGGACATGTGAAAACTTCATTACCCTTTGTGAACGAGGATATTACAATGGAGTAGCGTTTCATAGAAACATCCG GAATTTCATGATTCAGGGTGGTGACCCAACTGGCACAGGGAGAGGAGGTGAGTCTATCTGGGGAAAGCCCTTCAAGGATGAAGTACACTCCAAGTTGCTGCATTCTGGTAGAGGTGTTGTTAGCATGGCTAACTCTGGTCCTCACTCAAATGGTTCACAGTTCTTCATCCTGTACAAGTCTGCCACTCACTTAAATTTCAAACATACCGTCTTTGGTATGGTTGTTGGAGGCTTGACAACACTTTCTGCTATGGAGAAAGTTCCTGTCGATGACGATGACCGACCTCtg GAAGAAATCAAGATAATAAGTGTAGAAGTTTATGTCAATCCCTATGCAGAgcttgatgaagaagaagagaaaacaaatgatGACAAGAAAACTGAGGATGAAGATAAT GAGAAGGTTGGATCATGGTATAGCAACCCCGGAACAGGTAACTCAGAGATTCAAGCTGTTGGCAGTGGGGTTGGGAAGTATTTGAAAGCAAGGGCTGCACAGGCCGACTCGAAAACTTCTTCTGATACTAGTCTACCACCTATTTCTGCGGCAAAGAAGAGAAAAACGGGCACATCAATAGAGCTTAAAGATTTTTCAGCATGGTAG